One part of the Candidatus Sericytochromatia bacterium genome encodes these proteins:
- a CDS encoding peptidylprolyl isomerase, producing MKRAIIETEKGTIELELFAADAPNTVANFEQLAKTGVYNGTTFHRVIPNFMIQGGDPLSKELPKGHPQVGTGGPGYKIKCETAGNPHKHLKGTLSMAHAGRDTGGSQFFITHTETPWLDGMHTVFGRVTAGQDVVDAIEAGDAMLAVLVEEVASTVS from the coding sequence GTGAAACGAGCGATCATCGAAACCGAAAAAGGCACCATCGAACTGGAACTGTTCGCAGCCGACGCCCCGAACACGGTGGCGAACTTCGAACAGCTGGCCAAGACTGGCGTCTACAACGGCACCACCTTCCATCGGGTGATCCCCAACTTCATGATTCAGGGCGGTGATCCGCTCTCCAAGGAACTCCCCAAGGGACACCCGCAGGTCGGTACGGGCGGGCCTGGCTACAAGATCAAGTGCGAGACGGCCGGCAACCCTCACAAACACCTGAAAGGCACGCTCTCGATGGCCCACGCCGGTCGGGACACGGGCGGCAGCCAGTTCTTCATCACCCACACCGAGACCCCCTGGCTGGACGGGATGCACACCGTCTTCGGGCGAGTCACCGCCGGCCAGGACGTGGTGGATGCGATCGAAGCCGGCGACGCCATGCTGGCGGTGCTGGTCGAAGAGGTCGCCTCTACGGTGTCCTGA
- a CDS encoding MBL fold metallo-hydrolase, giving the protein MLNLGNLTIDWVSAGRFMLDGGAMFGPVPRPLWEKKTTPDARNRIWLGTHCLLVTGPFGRALLDTGLGNKLPPKQQEIYAAEPADTLLTSLAQRGLTPADIDHVILSHCDFDHLGGATWRDDDGTLRPTFPRATVHIHQLEWEDLTQPFDRAKGTYLRENWEPLQQAGVVRLVEGDGEVLPGIHVHHSGGHTRGHIVIRLEGSDGQAVYMGDLMPTRHHLHPLWVMAYDNFPLTSIEQRTHWLKKISAGGWHLLFYHDTEWGACRLSENGQALDPVVLTQEGAIA; this is encoded by the coding sequence GTGTTGAACCTCGGAAATCTGACCATCGATTGGGTCTCAGCCGGCCGATTCATGCTCGACGGCGGGGCGATGTTCGGTCCGGTGCCCCGGCCGCTCTGGGAGAAGAAGACCACCCCGGACGCGCGCAACCGCATCTGGCTCGGCACCCATTGCCTGCTGGTCACCGGCCCCTTTGGCCGGGCCCTGCTGGATACGGGTCTCGGCAATAAACTCCCCCCCAAGCAGCAGGAGATTTACGCGGCCGAACCAGCCGACACCCTGCTGACCAGCCTGGCTCAGCGAGGCCTGACGCCGGCCGACATCGACCACGTGATCCTGAGCCACTGCGATTTCGACCATCTCGGCGGCGCCACCTGGCGCGACGACGACGGCACGCTGCGGCCCACCTTTCCGCGCGCGACGGTGCACATCCACCAGTTGGAGTGGGAAGACTTGACCCAACCCTTCGACCGGGCCAAGGGCACCTACCTGCGCGAGAACTGGGAACCGCTGCAGCAGGCCGGTGTGGTGCGCCTGGTCGAGGGGGATGGCGAGGTGCTGCCGGGCATCCATGTGCACCACTCAGGCGGCCACACGCGTGGGCACATCGTGATCCGGCTGGAGGGCAGCGACGGGCAGGCGGTGTACATGGGCGACCTGATGCCCACTCGCCACCACCTTCATCCGCTTTGGGTGATGGCCTACGACAACTTTCCGCTGACCTCCATCGAGCAGCGGACCCACTGGCTCAAGAAAATTTCGGCAGGTGGCTGGCACCTGCTGTTCTATCACGACACCGAATGGGGCGCCTGCCGCCTGTCCGAGAACGGGCAGGCCTTGGACCCCGTGGTGTTGACGCAAGAAGGAGCAATCGCGTGA
- a CDS encoding acyl-CoA dehydrogenase, with protein sequence MTEDQLSLQAMVREFAAKEVYPLAPELDEQERFGKEIFDKLADLGLLGITVPSEYGGGGAGYMEYALVVEELGAACGSTGLSYAAHNSLGCGPIVYFGTEEQKQKYLPSLASGKYLGAWGLTEPGAGSDAAGQKTTAVLNGDHYLLNGSKNFITNSPYAGVFTIMAMTDKSQGNRGISAFLIEPGWEGFSISKHEKKMGMRGSPTCSLAFDNVKVPVSNRSGEEGTGFKQAMITLDSGRISIGALALGIAEGAYREAVRYAKDRSQFGQPIGKFQAVQFMLADMSTKIAAARHLVYNAARLRDAHEPFKLEACQAKLYASEIATQVCLDAIQIHGGYGYTRDYPVERMMRDAKLCEIGEGTSQVQRVVIAKTLGF encoded by the coding sequence CTGACGGAGGACCAGCTCTCGCTCCAAGCGATGGTGCGCGAGTTCGCCGCAAAGGAGGTCTACCCGCTCGCCCCTGAGCTGGATGAACAGGAACGCTTCGGCAAGGAGATCTTTGACAAGCTGGCCGATCTGGGTTTGCTCGGCATCACGGTGCCTTCAGAGTATGGCGGTGGTGGGGCGGGTTACATGGAATACGCCCTGGTGGTGGAGGAATTGGGTGCGGCCTGCGGCTCCACCGGCCTCTCCTACGCTGCCCACAATTCGCTGGGGTGCGGCCCGATCGTTTACTTCGGCACCGAGGAACAGAAGCAGAAATACCTGCCCTCGCTGGCGAGCGGCAAGTACCTGGGTGCCTGGGGCCTGACGGAGCCGGGTGCCGGGTCGGATGCGGCTGGTCAGAAAACCACCGCGGTGCTGAACGGTGATCACTACTTGCTGAACGGTTCGAAGAACTTCATCACCAACAGCCCCTATGCCGGCGTGTTCACGATCATGGCCATGACTGACAAGAGCCAGGGTAACCGCGGCATCTCCGCCTTCCTGATCGAGCCCGGCTGGGAAGGCTTCTCGATCAGCAAGCACGAGAAGAAGATGGGCATGCGCGGCTCGCCGACCTGCTCGCTGGCCTTTGACAACGTCAAGGTGCCGGTCAGCAATCGCTCCGGCGAGGAGGGGACCGGCTTCAAGCAAGCCATGATCACCCTGGACTCCGGTCGTATCTCGATCGGCGCGCTGGCGCTGGGCATTGCGGAAGGGGCCTACCGCGAGGCGGTGCGCTACGCCAAGGACCGCAGCCAGTTCGGCCAGCCGATCGGCAAATTCCAGGCGGTCCAGTTCATGCTGGCCGACATGAGCACCAAGATTGCGGCAGCGCGCCACCTGGTGTACAACGCAGCCCGTTTGCGGGATGCCCACGAGCCCTTCAAGCTCGAGGCCTGCCAGGCCAAGCTGTACGCCTCCGAGATCGCCACCCAGGTGTGTCTGGATGCGATCCAGATTCACGGCGGCTACGGTTACACCCGGGATTATCCGGTGGAGCGCATGATGCGTGACGCCAAGCTGTGTGAGATCGGCGAGGGAACCAGCCAGGTGCAGCGCGTGGTGATTGCCAAGACGCTCGGGTTCTGA
- a CDS encoding HD domain-containing phosphohydrolase, translated as MGEHVLVLESESVVRATVAKILTSAGFHVHTAASACDAAELAKELPALAVLVSDGRLAQGDGPGYLGELRRRHPGLKTLLVAGQSPLQSDRPVLCPPDDMARLHANGPVVSVARPFEVYGLAARIAEMTAEVVRKRSRGALMDRLRQDVVTMVDSLAEALEARDPYTHGHSLRVAEYALAIASDCGFSARDLQILEHGAALHDIGKIAVRQEILHKPGRLSDEEFEHIKIHPSVGREILEPVDDFNAMLDVVYSHHERVDGRGYPEGLKGDRIPVLAQITAVADTYDAMTSDRSYRPGMPPERAIRVMREVSGSQLNGEFVERLARHVLTPPAAATA; from the coding sequence ATGGGCGAACACGTCCTGGTTCTCGAGAGCGAGTCGGTCGTGCGTGCGACGGTGGCCAAGATTTTGACCAGCGCCGGGTTTCATGTGCACACGGCGGCTTCGGCCTGTGATGCCGCCGAGCTGGCCAAAGAGCTTCCGGCCCTGGCCGTGCTGGTCTCCGATGGCCGCCTGGCCCAGGGCGACGGCCCCGGCTACCTCGGGGAACTGCGCCGCCGTCACCCGGGGCTGAAGACCCTGCTGGTGGCGGGCCAGAGCCCGCTGCAGAGCGATCGCCCGGTCCTCTGCCCCCCGGACGACATGGCCCGCCTGCACGCCAACGGCCCGGTCGTCTCGGTCGCCCGCCCCTTCGAAGTGTACGGGCTGGCCGCCAGGATTGCCGAGATGACGGCCGAGGTCGTCCGCAAGCGCTCGCGCGGCGCCCTGATGGACCGCCTGCGCCAGGATGTCGTCACCATGGTCGATTCGCTGGCCGAGGCCCTGGAAGCGCGGGATCCGTACACCCACGGGCACTCGTTGCGCGTGGCCGAGTATGCCCTGGCAATCGCCTCGGACTGCGGCTTCTCTGCCCGCGACCTGCAGATTCTGGAGCACGGCGCGGCCCTGCACGACATCGGCAAGATCGCGGTGCGTCAGGAAATCCTGCACAAGCCGGGACGCCTCAGTGACGAGGAATTCGAACACATCAAGATCCACCCCTCGGTCGGCCGTGAGATCCTGGAGCCCGTCGATGACTTCAATGCCATGCTGGACGTGGTCTACTCGCACCACGAGCGCGTGGACGGGCGCGGCTACCCCGAAGGCCTGAAAGGCGATCGCATCCCCGTGCTGGCTCAGATCACGGCTGTGGCCGACACCTACGACGCGATGACCAGCGACCGCTCCTACCGTCCCGGCATGCCGCCCGAGCGCGCCATCCGGGTGATGCGGGAGGTCAGCGGCAGCCAGCTCAACGGGGAGTTCGTCGAGCGGCTGGCCCGCCACGTGCTGACGCCACCGGCGGCCGCCACCGCCTGA